In Labrus mixtus chromosome 3, fLabMix1.1, whole genome shotgun sequence, a single window of DNA contains:
- the arhgap39 gene encoding rho GTPase-activating protein 39, with product MAERLEWVEIIEPRTRERMYANLLTGECVWDPPQGVCIKRTGDNQWWELFDPNTSRFYYYNASTQRTVWHRPQACDIIPLAKLQTLKQHTDATIPRPASGGGGRVSADNSPGRNSGVSREGSTSSSLDQELSEKQGNRDEADRTSPFRWNTGTKERMLIKVTDREPSFLAHQGNGYSPVDPPTTAPPSGGGTTSRTRRPSGGNPPSEPDASPVLYADRRQSPFLKRAELGGTGTHRRSSADSQPPSPRYAYEPPLYEEPPSEYQSPPIYEEPPTDMHLSDSAFYGTGKSPARKSSAPLYHSPKQGQSPYGQLVLTRQKCPEKTQSLEYSPVGKEYVKQLVYVEQSSSSPRFKTADRLLRYGTTGGYGGSYGGSYTLQHSQSLIRDPRLLLDYSGEGGEGGQRLLYEDSISWSSSQTHTLSSSTIGGPGAFSPGGNRKRKNRKPSLPQELARCGGLEGELAGTASEAMLAQARLAWEAQQVMKQRSSWDSGQGGGVAQCGGSKDGYESDGAVPLPLPGPVVRAFSEDEALAQSDGHHWKRSTFDRLGFPQALLEKSLSVQTSLASPEPFLHPSQSEDLGACAQFEASRNARNMMPSASCGIFPEFTLRKPSSETDIENWASKHFNKHTQGLFRRKVSIANMLAWSSEPIKKPMIVTSDRTVKREAVDIFKLVQTYMGDRRSKVDPYAVALEVVVRGWSHQGLRDELYIQLCRQTTENFRYDSLERGWELMAICLAFFPPTPRFHNYLEGYICRHMDPLNDTKGVAISSYAKYCYRKLTKGALTGAKKGLQKPCLEEIIHARNAIFSPSMFGSSLEEVMALQKERYPDSQLPWVQTRLSEEVLGLNGDQTEGIFRVPGDIDEVNALKLQVDQWKIPTGLEDPHIPASLLKLWYRELEEPLIPHEFYEECINHYDDPEAAVNVVLGLPHINKLVLCYLIRFLQVFAQPANVVITKMDVNNLAMVMAPNCLRCQSDDPRVIFENTRKEMSFIRVLIQRLDTSFMDGIL from the exons GTTGGAGTGGGTGGAGATCATTGAGCCGCGCACGCGGGAGCGTATGTACGCCAACCTGCTGACGGGCGAGTGCGTGTGGGACCCCCCGCAGGGTGTTTGCATCAAGCGGACAGGTGACAACCAGTGGTGGGAGCTGTTTGACCCCAACACTTCCCGCTTCTATTACTACAACGCCTCCACACAGCGCACTGTATGGCACCGGCCTCAGGCCTGCGACATCATCCCCCTGGCCAAGCTGCAGACTCTGAAGCAGCACACCGACGCCACCATCCCCCGCCCTgccagtggaggaggaggcagagtgTCAGCTGATAACAGCCCGGGGCGTAACAGCGGGGTCAGCAGGGAGGGGAGCACCTCCTCTTCCCTGGATCAGGAGCTCTCTGAGAAGCAGGGCAACAGAGACGAGGCGGACAG gACATCCCCCTTCAGATGGAACACCGGCACCAAGGAGAGGATGCTGATTAAGGTGACGGACAGAGAGCCCAGCTTCCTGGCCCACCAGGGAAATGGTTACTCCCCCGTTGACCCGCCCACCACTGCTCCTCCTTCTGGTGGGGGCACCACCTCACGAACTCGCCGTCCCTCTGGGGGAAACCCGCCTTCAGAACCCGATGCCTCTCCTGTCCTCTACGCCGACCGACGTCAGTCCCCCTTCCTGAAGCGAGCCGAGCTCGGCGGCACCGGCACCCACCGCCGCTCATCAGCCGACTCTCAGCCTCCCTCGCCCCGCTACGCTTATGAACCTCCGCTGTACGAGGAGCCGCCGTCAGAGTACCAGTCCCCTCCCATATACGAAGAGCCCCCCACTGACATGCACCTCTCCGACTCCGCCTTCTACGGCACCGGCAAGTCACCTGCTCGCAAGTCCTCAGCCCCCCTTTACCACTCTCCCAAGCAGGGCCAGTCGCCGTACGGCCAGCTGGTTCTGACCCGACAGAAGTGTCCAGAGAAGACCCAGAGTCTGGAGTACAGTCCTGTGGGGAAGGAGTACGTCAAGCAGCTGGTGTACGTGGAGCAGTCGTCTTCCAGCCCTCGCTTCAAGACCGCCGATCGTCTGCTGCGTTATGGCACCACAGGGGGCTACGGGGGCTCATATGGAGGGTCCTACACTCTGCAACACAGCCAGTCTCTGATCAGGGACCCCCGCCTGCTGCTGGACTACAGTGGGGAGGGTGGAGAGGGAGGTCAGAGGTTGCTTTATGAGGACTCTATATCCTGGTCATCCAGTCAGACCCACACTCTATCCTCTTCCACTATAGGGGGTCCCGGGGCCTTCTCTCCGGGCGGTAACCGCAAACGCAAGAACCGCAAGCCCTCCCTCCCGCAGGAGCTGGCACGCTGCGGGGGGCTGGAGGGGGAGCTGGCAGGCACGGCGTCTGAGGCAATGTTGGCCCAGGCCAGGCTGGCGTGGGAGGCCCAGCAGGTGATGAAACAGAGGAGCAGTTGGGACTCGGGGCAGGGCGGGGGGGTGGCCCAGTGCGGGGGATCCAAAGACGGCTACGAGAGTGACGGGGCCGTGCCTCTGCCGCTGCCGGGGCCTGTGGTGAGGGCGTTCAGTGAAGACGAGGCGCTGGCGCAGAGTGACGGTCACCACTGGAAGCGCAGCACCTTCGACCGGCTGGGCTTCCCTCAGGCCCTGCTGGAGAAGAGCCTCTCAGTCCAAACCAGCCTGGCCTCCCCCGAGCCTTTCCTTCACCCCTCACAG TCGGAGGACCTCGGAGCCTGTGCCCAGTTTGAGGCCAGTCGAAATGCGAGGAATATGATGCCGAGCGCCAGCTGTGGCATTTTCCCAGAATTCACCCTGAGGAAGCCCTCCTCAGAGACTGACATCGAGAACTGGGCATCCAAGcacttcaacaaacacacacag GGTCTTTTCAGAAGAAAGGTGTCCATTGCCAACATGCTGGCCTGGAGCAGTGAGCCCATTAAGAAGCCTATGATTGTGACCTCAGACCGCACAGTGAAGAGGGAAGCCGTGGACATATTCAAACTCGTCCAGACCTACATGGGAGACCGGCGCTCAAAGGTTGACCCCTATGCTGTGGCTCTGGAG GTGGTGGTGCGTGGGTGGAGCCATCAGGGTCTGCGTGATGAACTCTACATCCAGCTGTGTCGTCAAACCACAGAAAACTTCCGCTACGACAGCCTGGAGCGAGGCTGGGAGCTGATGGCCATCTGCCTGGCCTTCTTCCCCCCGACACCTCGCTTCCACAACTACCTGGAGGGCTACATCTGCCGACACATGGACCCTCTCAACGACACCAAGG GCGTGGCCATTAGCAGTTATGCTAAATATTGCTACAGGAAGCTGACCAAGGGGGCGCTGACCGGAGCCAAGAAG GGCCTACAGAAGCCCTGTCTGGAAGAGATCATACACGCCAGGAACGCCATCTTCAGTCCCTCCATGTTTGGCTCGTCCCTGGAGGAGGTGATGGCTCTCCAGAAGGAGCGCTATCCAGACAGCCAGCTGCCCTGGGTGCAGACCCGCCTCTCTGAAGAGGTTCTGGGTCTCAATGGAGACCAGACGGAGGGCATCTTCAG GGTACCTGGGGACATCGATGAAGTCAATGCCCTCAAGCTGCAAGTGGATCAATGGAAGATCCCCACAGGACTGGAAGACCCGCACATcccag CATCCCTGCTGAAGCTCTGGTACCGGGAGCTGGAGGAGCCGCTGATTCCCCACGAGTTTTACGAGGAGTGTATCAATCACTATGACGACCCAGAAGCAGCTGTTAACGTGGTGCTGGGCCTGCCACACATCAACAAACTGGTGCTCTGCTACCTCATCCGCTTcctacag gtatttGCCCAGCCCGCCAATGTGGTCATCACCAAGATGGACGTGAACAACCTGGCCATGGTCATGGCTCCCAACTGTCTGCGCTGCCAGTCCGACGACCCGAGGGTGATCTTTGAGAACACCCGCAAGGAGATGTCCTTCATCCGGGTGCTGATCCAGCGACTGGACACCAGCTTCATGGACGGAATCCTATAG